In the genome of Micromonospora sp. Llam0, the window TCCGGCGGCCCGTACGGCGGTGCCCCATCGTCGGGCGGCCCGTACGGCGGCAACGCCCCATCCTCCGGGGCACCCGGCAGCTACGGCGCCCCGCCGGTACCCGGTCAGTACGGCGAGCCGACCGGCCGGCCGCCAGCCGACGAGGCCGGCGGCTACCGCGGCGGCCGAAGCTACGGCGACTCCGGCGGCGGCTCGGGCTACTCCCCTGGCGGGTACGGAGCGGACTCCCCCGCCGGCGGCTACGGCTCGGATCGCTACGACGAGCCAACCGGGCGTTACCAGCCGGGCGGCTACGGACAGTCCGGCCCGCCGTACGACTCCACCGGCTACCCCGGCCCGGATCAGGGGCGCGGCGACGTGCCACCACCACCGCGTGGTCCGGAACCGCCGCAGCCCGGCTACCGAGGCGGCAGCCCCGGCTACGGGCCGGACGGCGGCGGTTACGGCGCAAGTGCCGGCTACGGCGGAAACTACGGAGAAAGCCCACCCCAGGCCGGCGGTTACCCGGACGCGGGCTACCCCGATGCGGGCTACCCGGGCGCGGGCTACGGTGGCGACCGGGGCAGCGGGTACGGCTCCGACCAGGGCTACGGATCGCCGGGCTACAGCCCCGGCGGATCGGCGGGCTACGAGTCCGGCCGGGAATCGGGCGGGTACGGCGCCCCGACCGGTGGCGGCTACGACCAGGGTGGCGGCTACCCGCCTGCGGGCGGCGGCTACGACGACCGCCGCGTCCCGGACCAACGGGGTGGCTACGACCAGCAGATGCCGTACGGACAGCAGCCCTACGACCAGCAGCCCTACGGCGGCGAGCAGCCGCCCGGCGACCAGCCGCGGCACGGTGCGGCGCCGCAGTCGGGCAACCGGGGTGAGCGACGTTCCCTCGACTGGCTCGACGACTGACGGCCAACCGACGCGACATCGATGATGGGCCGGACCCGTTCGGGTCCGGCCCATCATCGATCAGTCAGTCTGTCGACCGCCCGGTCAGCTCTGGTTCTTCGGCTTGCCGGCGGACGGGTCGGGCCGGTCCACCGGCTGAGCCGCGTCGTCGGTCGCGTCGCCGCCGGTCGCCGTTTTCTCGGCCGCCGCTACATCGCCGCTGTCTGCCGTGTCCTCCGCCACCGCGTCGCTGTCGGTGACTGCTTCCGGTTCCCGCTCGGTCACCGCGGCAGGCTCGGTCACCGCGTCGGCCGAATCCGACGGCTTCCCGTCCGCCGGCTCGGTCACCGCCTCGGCTTCGTCGCTGTCCGGGTCGACGTCCACCGTCGCCGTGGTCTGCTCCGGCGTACCGGCCGGGGCGTCGATTGCGACCGCGTCGCTGGCCAGCACCCCGACGGCGTCCGGATCCTGCGGGTCCGCCGGCACGTTGCGCGGCCCTACCGCGCTGAACAGCGCCGGCAGGGTACCGGTGTGGGCACCGCGCAGCTCGTCCAGACCGACGCTGAACTGGTCGCGGACCTCCAGCAGCCGGGCCGCCGGGTCGGTCACTCCGATCATGGTCCAGGGCAGTCCGTGCTCCACGCAGAGCGCGGTGAACGCCTTCTCGTGCCCGCGCGGCACGGCGACCATGGCCCGCCCCGCTGACTCGCTGAACAGGAAAACGAACGGCATCGAGCCGTCGCTGAACTCCGGCGGCAACGCGATCCGGGCCCCGATCGACCGGCGCAGACACGCCTCGACCAGTGCCTGGGCGAGCCCGCCGTCGGAGAGGTCGTGGGCCGAGGTGATGTGCCCCACCCGGGCCGACTCACCGATCACGGTGGCCAGCACCCGCTCCCGGTCCAGGTCGACCTTGGGCGGCGTACCGCCGAGGTGACGGTGGGTGACCCAGGCCCACTCCGATCCGGAGAGTTCCAGCTCGGTCTCGCCGAGCAGCATGATCAGGTCACCGTCGCTGTGCGACGGCGGGACGAAGCCCATCGGGACGCGCTGCGCCACGTCGTCGAGCACACCGAGCACACCGACCACCGGGGTGGGGTGGATCGCGGCGGCACCGGTCTGGTTGTAAAAGCTGACATTACCGCCGGTCACCGGGATACCGAGCTCGGCGCAGCCGTCGGCGAGGCCGCGAACCGCCTCGGCGAACTGCCACATCACGCTCGGGTCCTCAGGGGAGCCGAAGTTCAGGCAGTTGGTGACCGCCACCGGGCGGGCACCGGTCACCGCCACGTTGCGGTACGACTCGGCAAGCGCGAGCTTCGCCCCCTGGTACGGGTCGAGCCGGGCGTACCGGCCGTTGCCGTCGACCGACAGGGCGACACCGAGGCCGCTCCGCTCGTCGATCCGGATGACCCCGGCGTCCTCAGGCTGGGCCAGCACAGTGTTGCCCAGCACGTACCGGTCGTACTGCTCGGTCACCCAGCTGCGGTCGCACAGGTTTGGCGAGGCGATCATCCGCAGCAGGGTTTCCCGAAGCTCGTCCGGGGTGCCGGGGCGGGGCAGCGTCTCCGCCCGATCGGCCTGCAGCAGGATCAGGTCCGCCGGCTCACGCATCGGCCGGGCGTAGATCGGGCCGTCGTCGGCCAGCGACCCCGGCGGTACGTCGACCACCACGTGGTCACGCCAGCTGATCACCAGCCGCCCGGGTCGGCCGTCCGGCTCGGCCGGGGTGACCTCACCGATCGCGGTGGCCAGCACGCCCCACTTCTCGGCGGTGGCGAGCACCGCGTCGAGCTGCGCCGGCTCGACGATCAGCAGCATCCGTTCCTGCGACTCGCTGGCCAGGATCTCGTGCGGCTCCATCGACGGCTCACGCAGCGGAACCCGTTCCAGCCAGACCCGCATGCCGGTGCCGGCCGCAGCGGCGGTCTCGGTGAGCGCGCAGGTCAGGCCGGCGCCGCCGAGGTCCTGGATGCCGACGACCAGCCCGGCGTCGTACAGCTCCAGGCATGACTCGATCAGCAGCTTCTCCATGAACGGGTCGCCGACCTGCACCGACGGGCGGCGTTGCTGGCTGGCGTCGTCGAAGGTGGCGCTGGCCAGCACCGACACCCCGCCGATGCCGTCCCGGCCGGTCTTGGCACCCATCAGCACCACGACGTTGCCGGCCCCGGCGGCGGCCTTGTTCTGCAGCCGGTCCACCGGCAGTACGCCGAGGCAGAGCGCGTTGACCAGCGGGTTGCCCTGGTAGCAGGGGTCGAACACGACCTCGCCACCGATGTTGGGCAGGCCCAGGCAGTTGCCGTAGCCGCCGACCCCGGCGACGACGCCGGGCAGCACCCGGGCCGTGTCCGGGTGGTCGGCGGCGCCGAACCGCAGCGGATCCATCACGGCGACCGGGCGGGCGCCCATGGCGAGGATGTCGCGGACGATGCCGCCGACGCCGGTGGCCGCCCCCTGGTACGGCTCGACGAAGCTGGGGTGGTTGTGCGACTCGACCTTGAAGGTGACGGCGAGGGTGTCGGAGACCTGGATGACGCCGGCGTTCTCCCCGATGCCGGCGAGCATCAGGTCACTGGCCGGAGCCTTCTCGCTGAACTGCCGCAGATGCACCTTGCTCGACTTGTAGGAGCAGTGTTCGCTCCACATGATCGAGTACATGGCGAGCTCGGACTGGGTCGGCCGGCGGCCGAGGATCTGCTGGATCCGCTCGTACTCGTCGTCGCGCAGCCCCAGCTCGGTGTACGGCTGCAGCTCACCAGGGGTATCGGTGGCGCGTTCGACGGTGTCCGGGCCGCCGGCGTACCGGTCGACCGGTACGCCGAGGGCGGTCGCTGCCGGGTCGGCGACGGCCGCCGCCTCCGACTGGGTGGTCATGCCGGCACTCCCGCGAGGTGCTTGAGGATGGAGGTGAAGAAACCCAGTCCGTCTCGGGACGGGCCGGTCAGGTCCTCGACGGCGTGTTCCGGGTGGGGCATCAGCCCGACGACGTTGCCGGCGGGGTTGGTGATGCCGGCGATGTCCCGCAGGGAACCGTTGGGGTTGCCGCCGACGTAGCGGGCCACCACCCGGCCGGTCGACTCCAACTCGTCGAGCGTCTGTTCGTCGGCCACGTAGCAGCCTTCGCCGCTCTTGAGCGGGACAAGGACTTCCTGTTTCGGAGAGAACGCGTTGGTGAACGCGGTCCCGGCGGTCTCGATGCGGAGCATCTGGTCCCGGTTGCGGAAGTGCAGGTGCTGGTTGCGGGTAAGCGCACCGGGCAGCAGGTGGGCCTCGCAGAGGATCTGGAAGCCGTTGCAGATGCCGAGCACCGGTAGGCCGTCACCAGCAGCCGCGACGATCGACTGCATGACCGGGGCGAACCGGGCGATGGCTCCGCAGCGCAGATAGTCGCCGTACGAGAAGCCGCCGGGCAGCACCACCGCCTCGACGCCGCGCAGGTCGGCGTCGCCGTGCCACAGTCGGACCGGCTCCCCGCCGGCGAGCCGCACCGCGCGGGCGGCGTCACCGTCGTCGAGCGAGCCCGGGAAGGTGACCACACCGATCCGGGCGCTCATGACGGATCACCGGCTGTATCAGCCTGCTCGGCCAGCCGGACCTGGTAGTCCTCGATGACCGGGTTGGCCAGCAACTTGTCCGCGATCTCACGAGCCCGATCCAGGTCGGGCTCGCCGGCGAACTCGATCTCGATCCGTCGGCCGATCCGCACCGCCGAGACGTCGCTGACTCCGAGCCTCGGCAGCGCGTTCGCGACAGCCTGGCCCTGGGGATCGAGAATTTCCGGCTTGAGCATGACGTCGACGACGACGCGAGCCACGTGGCACTCCTGACCGTGTACGCGTTGGGGGTGCCGGCCTCGAACGGGCCGCGCACCGCTCAGCCTACCTGGTGGCACCGGGTACGACGCACCGGCGGTCGAAGAGCCGAATCGGTGATCGGGCCACAAATCAGCCACGAACCGATAACGACGACATCGGCCACCGCCGACGGACCGGCTCACCGGGCACCCACGGACGGCCTGCCGCACCTGACCGGCGATCGCCGGCGGACGCGACGAGGGCAGCGCGGGACGCCGAGGGGCGCGGGACGCCGTCGCGGGACATCAATGCATCGTATGACTTCGATTTGATTCTTGTAGATGACCATCGAAGCGCTTAACGTCTTTCGTCAAACGCCCGGTGACGATCGTCGGACGGGCGCTGTAACAAACTCCGCTGCCGGATACCCGTCCGGCGGCGTGGCTCACCGACCCGTACCCCGGGTTGCCCCCTCGGAAGGAGCCCCACCCATGCGCGTTCGCCTGGCTGTGGCAGCAGTAGCCACCACCCTGATCGGCCTGCTGGCCACGC includes:
- the purS gene encoding phosphoribosylformylglycinamidine synthase subunit PurS, which produces MARVVVDVMLKPEILDPQGQAVANALPRLGVSDVSAVRIGRRIEIEFAGEPDLDRAREIADKLLANPVIEDYQVRLAEQADTAGDPS
- the purQ gene encoding phosphoribosylformylglycinamidine synthase subunit PurQ, encoding MSARIGVVTFPGSLDDGDAARAVRLAGGEPVRLWHGDADLRGVEAVVLPGGFSYGDYLRCGAIARFAPVMQSIVAAAGDGLPVLGICNGFQILCEAHLLPGALTRNQHLHFRNRDQMLRIETAGTAFTNAFSPKQEVLVPLKSGEGCYVADEQTLDELESTGRVVARYVGGNPNGSLRDIAGITNPAGNVVGLMPHPEHAVEDLTGPSRDGLGFFTSILKHLAGVPA
- the purL gene encoding phosphoribosylformylglycinamidine synthase subunit PurL, whose protein sequence is MTTQSEAAAVADPAATALGVPVDRYAGGPDTVERATDTPGELQPYTELGLRDDEYERIQQILGRRPTQSELAMYSIMWSEHCSYKSSKVHLRQFSEKAPASDLMLAGIGENAGVIQVSDTLAVTFKVESHNHPSFVEPYQGAATGVGGIVRDILAMGARPVAVMDPLRFGAADHPDTARVLPGVVAGVGGYGNCLGLPNIGGEVVFDPCYQGNPLVNALCLGVLPVDRLQNKAAAGAGNVVVLMGAKTGRDGIGGVSVLASATFDDASQQRRPSVQVGDPFMEKLLIESCLELYDAGLVVGIQDLGGAGLTCALTETAAAAGTGMRVWLERVPLREPSMEPHEILASESQERMLLIVEPAQLDAVLATAEKWGVLATAIGEVTPAEPDGRPGRLVISWRDHVVVDVPPGSLADDGPIYARPMREPADLILLQADRAETLPRPGTPDELRETLLRMIASPNLCDRSWVTEQYDRYVLGNTVLAQPEDAGVIRIDERSGLGVALSVDGNGRYARLDPYQGAKLALAESYRNVAVTGARPVAVTNCLNFGSPEDPSVMWQFAEAVRGLADGCAELGIPVTGGNVSFYNQTGAAAIHPTPVVGVLGVLDDVAQRVPMGFVPPSHSDGDLIMLLGETELELSGSEWAWVTHRHLGGTPPKVDLDRERVLATVIGESARVGHITSAHDLSDGGLAQALVEACLRRSIGARIALPPEFSDGSMPFVFLFSESAGRAMVAVPRGHEKAFTALCVEHGLPWTMIGVTDPAARLLEVRDQFSVGLDELRGAHTGTLPALFSAVGPRNVPADPQDPDAVGVLASDAVAIDAPAGTPEQTTATVDVDPDSDEAEAVTEPADGKPSDSADAVTEPAAVTEREPEAVTDSDAVAEDTADSGDVAAAEKTATGGDATDDAAQPVDRPDPSAGKPKNQS